CATGATCAGCGGCTTTGAACAGGAATAACGGGAAAGAAGTAATTACACGTTGCTTTTGACATCCCTTTACCGCTTTCCCTCCTCCCATGGTGAATTGCCGAAAAATACCTTGGTATGCGGCCACGGTATCTCAATTCCCTCCGCATCAAATGCCTTTTTCACTCGATAACGCAGCTCACCCATAATATTCCACTGTTCCAGAGGCTTCACATCTCCCAGAATTTTGATGTCAATTCCAGAGTCGCCCAGTTTATTCACTCTCAGCACCTGAGGTGTGGTTCTGATACGCCACTTCCAGTTCGGGTCTTCCGCCAGTTCCTGGCCGACGCGGTTGATGACGCTGATAGCGTGGTCGAGGTCGGTGCCGTAGGAGACCGAGACATCTAGGTTGACGCGGGAGAAGTGTCTGGTGTAGTTGCTGGCGACCTTTATTTCTCCATTGGGAATGTGGTGTACAATGCCATCCAGGTCGCGGAGCACCGTCTTTCTCAGGGTTATATCCTCCACCAGACCGGCAATGTCGGCAATGCGGGCCACATCACCCACCCGGTACTGGTTTTCCAGCAGAATGAAAACGCCTGCGATTAGGTCCCGGATCATATACTGAGCACCAAAGCCAACCGCAATACCGGCAATACCAAAACCAGCCAGTATCGGCCCGATTGATACATTAAGTTCAGATAGAATCATGAAGAGGATAAGCAGAGTAATCAGTGCCTTCCCCAGCCCGATGAAGACGTACTGGATGGTATCCGCCCTTTTTTTCATTCCCTCCCGGCTCTCGCCCCGCTTAGGCTTGGCCATGGAACGCTGTATTATCGGAGGGAGATATCTCTTCAGGGCAAACCAGAGGACAAATCCCACCAGCAGGATGATGAGAATACGGGTGCCATGCTCCAGAAACCACGTCTGCATCATCTCCACCGTAATCACATTGTAAATGCCCT
The DNA window shown above is from Chloroflexota bacterium and carries:
- a CDS encoding mechanosensitive ion channel family protein → MWEWITNNSWWLFIVSAFALIVLLIIKGRVQGSIGRLVSEEHTPGIHRWINITFWTLEGIALVLIGMTGIAIILSEEGIYNVITVEMMQTWFLEHGTRILIILLVGFVLWFALKRYLPPIIQRSMAKPKRGESREGMKKRADTIQYVFIGLGKALITLLILFMILSELNVSIGPILAGFGIAGIAVGFGAQYMIRDLIAGVFILLENQYRVGDVARIADIAGLVEDITLRKTVLRDLDGIVHHIPNGEIKVASNYTRHFSRVNLDVSVSYGTDLDHAISVINRVGQELAEDPNWKWRIRTTPQVLRVNKLGDSGIDIKILGDVKPLEQWNIMGELRYRVKKAFDAEGIEIPWPHTKVFFGNSPWEEGKR